The proteins below come from a single Pedobacter aquae genomic window:
- a CDS encoding S8 family peptidase: MRIIKRQVMKTIGLLALLVIPAFLQAQKTEKTDWYNKDLQKDGSFGISADKAYQEILKGKKSTPVIVAVLDGGVDTTHEDLKSVLWQNKLEVAGNGIDDDKNGYADDLRGWNFMGSAKGNVEFDNIELVRVLLRDMEKFDGKDSNSVRKADLPALRAYQKNLKIYDQKKRKAEQEYFMLYSVKKTVDSLIASTGKEKPNLDEFKASSPASKQQEQIKKLILVNMKANKSDDFQDFYEQELARGVKYYYEQLYYHLNMAYNSRSMVGDNYQNSYEKSYGNLDVMGPDAEHGSHVAGIIAADRTNDKGIRGVADNVSILAVRTVPNGDERDKDVANSIIYAVDNGAKVINMSFGKSHSWDKEAVDKAVQYAMKKDVLLVHAAGNDNKNLDLERVYPNRYFNNGKTAQAWIEVGASDAKNDKTLKANFSNYGKTTVDVFAPGVDINSTIPGSLYKANSGTSMAAPVVSGLAALIRSYYPSLSAVQVKDIIMKSVVKVNQDVEFIGDGKKVKVPFTDLSIAGGIVNAYEALKLAETYK; this comes from the coding sequence ATGAGAATTATAAAAAGGCAGGTGATGAAGACTATTGGATTACTGGCGCTGTTAGTAATACCGGCCTTTCTTCAAGCACAAAAGACAGAAAAAACAGATTGGTACAACAAAGATTTACAAAAAGACGGCTCTTTTGGGATAAGTGCAGACAAAGCTTATCAAGAAATTTTAAAAGGTAAAAAATCTACCCCGGTAATTGTAGCCGTTTTAGATGGCGGTGTTGATACTACCCACGAAGATTTAAAATCCGTTTTATGGCAAAACAAGCTAGAAGTAGCAGGTAATGGTATAGATGATGATAAAAATGGCTATGCCGATGATTTGCGAGGATGGAATTTTATGGGCTCTGCTAAAGGAAATGTGGAGTTTGATAATATAGAATTGGTAAGGGTTTTATTAAGAGATATGGAGAAATTTGATGGAAAAGACTCCAACTCGGTACGAAAAGCAGATTTACCTGCTTTAAGAGCTTATCAAAAGAACCTTAAAATTTACGACCAAAAGAAGCGTAAAGCAGAGCAAGAGTATTTCATGCTGTACTCGGTTAAAAAAACAGTTGATTCTTTAATTGCATCAACAGGAAAAGAGAAACCAAACTTAGATGAGTTTAAAGCTTCTAGCCCTGCTTCTAAACAACAAGAGCAAATCAAGAAACTTATTTTGGTGAACATGAAGGCTAATAAGAGCGATGATTTTCAGGATTTTTATGAGCAAGAGCTTGCCAGAGGCGTAAAATATTATTACGAGCAATTGTATTATCACTTAAATATGGCTTATAATTCTAGATCTATGGTAGGCGATAATTACCAAAACAGCTACGAAAAAAGCTATGGTAATTTAGATGTAATGGGCCCCGATGCCGAGCATGGAAGCCACGTAGCCGGTATTATTGCTGCCGATAGAACTAACGATAAAGGTATTAGAGGCGTTGCAGATAACGTAAGCATTTTAGCTGTGAGAACTGTGCCTAACGGCGATGAGCGTGATAAAGATGTGGCCAATAGCATTATTTACGCCGTGGATAACGGTGCTAAAGTTATTAACATGAGTTTTGGTAAAAGCCATAGCTGGGATAAAGAAGCGGTAGACAAGGCTGTACAATATGCCATGAAGAAAGATGTTTTACTAGTACATGCTGCCGGTAATGATAATAAAAACCTAGACCTAGAGCGTGTTTACCCTAACAGATATTTCAACAATGGCAAAACCGCCCAAGCGTGGATAGAAGTTGGGGCTTCAGACGCTAAAAACGATAAAACCTTAAAAGCTAATTTTTCTAACTATGGTAAAACTACCGTTGATGTTTTTGCCCCTGGTGTTGATATCAATTCTACCATACCGGGTTCTTTATACAAAGCTAATAGCGGTACCAGTATGGCAGCCCCAGTGGTAAGTGGTTTAGCGGCTTTAATAAGATCTTATTATCCTAGTTTAAGTGCGGTACAGGTGAAAGATATCATCATGAAATCTGTTGTGAAAGTTAACCAAGATGTAGAATTTATAGGTGATGGTAAAAAAGTAAAAGTTCCTTTTACTGATTTAAGTATTGCTGGTGGTATTGTTAACGCCTATGAAGCTTTAAAATTGGCCGAAACTTATAAATAA
- a CDS encoding type II toxin-antitoxin system ParD family antitoxin: MAKNTSILLGDYFEKFINEQVQTGKFSSASEVVRAALRMFEHEETKKTELIKELVKGEKSGFVKNFSRDTFLDNLHQKHVSK, translated from the coding sequence ATGGCAAAGAACACATCAATACTACTCGGCGACTATTTCGAAAAGTTCATTAACGAACAAGTTCAGACTGGAAAATTTTCTTCTGCAAGTGAGGTTGTACGAGCAGCTTTAAGAATGTTTGAACACGAGGAAACAAAAAAAACTGAGCTTATTAAAGAACTTGTAAAAGGTGAAAAATCTGGATTTGTAAAAAACTTTAGCAGAGATACATTTTTAGATAATCTTCATCAAAAACATGTATCAAAATAA
- a CDS encoding zinc-dependent alcohol dehydrogenase translates to MIAMNYRGPRRVRIDHKPYPKILHPNDAIVKVTRSCICGSDLHLYHGMVPDTRVGSTFGHEFIGIVEEIGSSVEKLKVGDHVLVPFNIACGKCAFCKQELYGNCHESNSQATAVGGIFGYSHTAGGYQGGQAEYVRVPYADVGPTIIPPDMDPDDAVLLTDVLPTGYQAAEMGGIQKGDTVVVFGAGPVGIMAAKCAWLFGAARVIVIDHIDYRLEFVKNYANCEAYNFKSMDDPVVFLKKATDWLGADVCIDAVGADAAGSALQTITGKKLLLQAGAATALHWAINSVKKGGIVSIVGVYGPTGNLIPIGNVVNKGITIRANQASVKRLLPKMIEHVQAGRINPKAIITHRVPLEEVAEAYHIFSSKLDNCIKTVLIPPSVRT, encoded by the coding sequence ATGATAGCAATGAATTATCGTGGTCCGCGTCGCGTACGGATAGACCACAAACCTTATCCTAAAATCTTGCATCCCAATGATGCTATTGTAAAAGTCACCAGATCTTGTATTTGTGGCTCAGATTTACATCTTTACCACGGTATGGTGCCCGATACTCGGGTGGGCTCAACCTTCGGACATGAATTTATAGGTATTGTTGAGGAGATAGGCTCATCGGTAGAAAAATTAAAAGTTGGCGACCATGTGCTTGTTCCCTTTAATATTGCCTGTGGAAAATGTGCTTTTTGTAAACAAGAGCTATACGGTAATTGCCACGAGTCTAATTCACAAGCTACTGCCGTAGGTGGTATTTTTGGTTATTCGCACACAGCAGGCGGTTATCAGGGCGGTCAGGCAGAGTATGTTCGAGTCCCTTATGCTGATGTTGGGCCAACTATTATTCCACCTGATATGGACCCTGATGATGCCGTATTGTTAACCGATGTATTGCCTACTGGATATCAAGCTGCGGAAATGGGGGGTATACAAAAAGGAGATACAGTGGTGGTTTTTGGTGCCGGTCCGGTTGGTATCATGGCAGCAAAATGTGCTTGGCTTTTTGGTGCAGCTAGGGTAATTGTGATAGACCATATAGATTACCGTTTAGAATTTGTAAAGAATTACGCCAATTGTGAAGCTTATAATTTCAAAAGCATGGATGATCCTGTAGTTTTTCTTAAAAAGGCAACAGATTGGCTAGGTGCCGATGTTTGTATCGATGCCGTAGGGGCAGATGCTGCGGGTAGTGCCCTACAAACCATTACAGGTAAAAAATTATTGTTGCAAGCGGGGGCTGCTACGGCACTTCATTGGGCAATCAATTCGGTTAAAAAGGGTGGTATAGTTTCTATTGTTGGCGTTTATGGGCCCACTGGTAATCTTATTCCTATTGGAAATGTAGTAAATAAAGGTATCACCATCAGGGCAAACCAAGCATCAGTAAAAAGATTACTGCCTAAAATGATAGAGCATGTGCAAGCAGGAAGAATAAATCCTAAAGCCATCATCACTCATCGGGTGCCTTTAGAAGAAGTTGCCGAGGCTTATCATATCTTCTCCTCAAAATTAGATAACTGTATTAAAACTGTTCTTATACCACCATCAGTAAGAACATAA
- the der gene encoding ribosome biogenesis GTPase Der → MSNIVAIVGRPNVGKSTLYNRLTETRKAIVDDMSGVTRDRHYGLAEWTNKNFTVIDTGGYVANSEDVFEAAIREQVLIAIEEATVIIFMVDVTTGITDLDDEIASVLRKSKKPVLVAVNKVDNYQLQSDATEFYSFGLGEIHCVSSMSGSGTGDLLDEVAKHLEDDVEETDSLPKFAIVGRPNVGKSSMINALIGKDRNIVTDIAGTTRDSIHIHYNQFGHEFMLIDTAGLRKKTKVRENIEFYSVMRTIKALEEADVVILMIDAAEGIESQDINIFHLAEKNKKGLVLVINKWDVIEKDHKTAKAFEAKIHEKIAPFTDIPIIFTSVTEKQRIFKTVEAAVKVFENKTKKIPTSKLNDILLPIIEKTPPPAIKGKHIKIKYITQINASSPMFAFFCNLPQYIKEPYKRFLENKLREHFDFSGVPIQIFFRQK, encoded by the coding sequence ATGAGTAATATAGTAGCGATCGTCGGGAGACCGAACGTGGGAAAATCAACTTTATACAATAGGCTAACAGAAACCCGCAAAGCCATAGTTGATGATATGAGCGGTGTAACCAGAGACCGCCATTACGGCCTTGCCGAGTGGACCAACAAAAACTTTACTGTTATAGATACCGGAGGTTATGTAGCAAACTCTGAAGATGTATTTGAAGCTGCCATACGTGAGCAAGTTTTAATTGCAATTGAGGAAGCAACCGTTATCATTTTTATGGTTGATGTTACCACGGGCATTACAGATTTAGACGATGAAATTGCCAGCGTTTTACGTAAAAGCAAGAAACCTGTTTTGGTTGCTGTAAATAAGGTTGATAATTACCAACTACAATCAGACGCTACCGAGTTTTATAGCTTTGGTTTAGGCGAAATTCATTGTGTTTCTTCTATGTCTGGTTCTGGTACCGGAGATTTATTAGACGAGGTTGCCAAACACCTAGAAGACGATGTTGAAGAAACTGATAGCTTGCCAAAATTTGCTATTGTAGGTAGACCAAATGTGGGTAAATCATCTATGATTAATGCCCTAATAGGTAAAGATAGAAACATTGTTACTGATATAGCTGGCACAACCAGAGACTCTATACATATCCATTACAACCAATTTGGGCATGAGTTTATGTTGATAGACACCGCCGGATTGCGTAAAAAAACCAAGGTTAGAGAGAATATCGAGTTTTACTCGGTAATGAGAACCATTAAAGCTTTAGAAGAAGCAGATGTGGTTATTTTAATGATTGATGCTGCTGAAGGTATAGAATCTCAAGATATTAATATTTTCCATTTGGCCGAGAAAAACAAAAAAGGTTTGGTATTGGTCATTAATAAATGGGATGTAATAGAGAAAGACCATAAAACAGCGAAAGCTTTTGAAGCTAAAATTCATGAGAAAATAGCTCCGTTTACAGATATTCCTATCATCTTCACCTCGGTAACAGAAAAACAAAGAATATTTAAAACAGTAGAAGCAGCAGTTAAAGTTTTCGAAAATAAAACCAAGAAAATACCTACTTCTAAACTGAATGATATTTTATTGCCTATTATAGAAAAAACACCTCCACCAGCTATAAAAGGTAAACACATTAAGATTAAATACATTACGCAAATAAACGCTTCATCGCCTATGTTTGCCTTCTTCTGTAACTTACCGCAATACATAAAAGAACCTTACAAAAGATTTTTGGAGAATAAATTGAGAGAACATTTTGATTTTTCTGGCGTTCCTATTCAGATATTCTTTAGACAAAAATAA
- a CDS encoding type II toxin-antitoxin system RelE/ParE family toxin, with amino-acid sequence MTYKIGNEAQIDIENIWLYTFETWSLEQADRYFNLILNEIEYLTQHPTSGKDFNHIRKGYYRTKVKSHFIFYRINLKENEIEIIRILHQQMDIESRLND; translated from the coding sequence ATGACTTATAAAATCGGTAATGAAGCTCAAATCGACATTGAAAACATTTGGCTTTACACTTTCGAAACTTGGTCTCTTGAACAAGCAGACAGATATTTCAACTTAATCCTTAATGAAATCGAGTATTTAACTCAACATCCAACTAGTGGGAAAGATTTTAATCATATCAGAAAAGGGTATTACCGCACAAAAGTAAAATCACATTTTATTTTCTATCGAATAAATTTGAAAGAAAACGAAATAGAAATAATCAGAATTCTGCATCAGCAAATGGACATTGAAAGCAGATTAAATGATTAA
- a CDS encoding S41 family peptidase, whose amino-acid sequence MKSLTKNFLFFFFILLILFLGFFLGTQFSVDSNGNGVIAFDFSKSNKVNRILNLIRKNYVDSVNIDSMENLAIHEILKNLDPHSLYLPPVQAKAQTENLEGNFEGIGIEYYLLSDTLFVTQIRPQGPAEKAGLQKGDKIIAVNGEYVTGKGLLAENVISKLRGKKGSRVKVTVIRNGKGNIQELEIVRDRIIVSSIDVAYLMNNQTGFIKISKFGANTDEDFIDELEKLSQKGMKNLILDLRGNGGGYLTSATALADQFLPDGKLIVYTKGLHEPRTDYIATTEGLFEKGQLVVLIDEGTASASEVVAGAIQDLDRGYIIGRRSFGKGLVQEQFSFEDGSAMNLTVARYFTPSGRSIQKSYDKGVADYKEELKKRFERGEYVSIDSALKDSAFVKSNKPYKTEKGRLVYGGGGIMPDYFVPLDTSYYTELYKQVSEASILQEFVYRNLIHNEILPYKNAYEFSQNYKLSDASIKSLMRFIKHRNIKAKQEEIAKAIPKFKKDIKAILARYYFQEEGFYQVVNNQEPYVSKALELLNK is encoded by the coding sequence ATGAAATCGTTAACGAAAAATTTTTTATTCTTTTTTTTTATTCTGCTGATTTTATTTCTTGGATTTTTTCTAGGTACACAATTCTCTGTTGATAGCAATGGTAATGGTGTAATTGCTTTTGATTTTAGTAAAAGCAATAAGGTAAATCGCATTTTAAACCTCATCAGAAAGAACTATGTAGATTCTGTTAACATAGATTCTATGGAGAATTTAGCCATTCATGAAATTCTTAAAAATTTAGATCCACACTCTTTATACCTGCCACCTGTACAGGCAAAAGCACAAACAGAAAATTTGGAAGGTAATTTTGAAGGAATTGGTATTGAATATTATTTACTGTCTGATACTTTGTTTGTAACGCAAATAAGGCCGCAAGGGCCAGCAGAAAAAGCTGGTTTGCAAAAAGGGGATAAAATTATTGCTGTTAACGGCGAGTATGTAACCGGAAAGGGTTTATTGGCAGAAAACGTTATCAGTAAACTGAGGGGAAAAAAGGGTAGCAGGGTTAAGGTAACGGTTATTAGAAACGGTAAGGGCAATATCCAAGAGTTAGAAATTGTAAGAGACCGCATTATTGTAAGTAGTATTGATGTTGCTTATTTGATGAATAACCAAACGGGTTTTATCAAAATCAGTAAGTTTGGTGCAAACACCGATGAAGATTTTATTGACGAGTTGGAAAAGCTTAGCCAAAAGGGTATGAAAAACCTGATTTTGGATTTAAGAGGTAATGGTGGAGGTTATTTAACATCGGCTACAGCCTTAGCAGACCAGTTCCTGCCCGACGGAAAATTAATTGTTTATACCAAAGGCTTACATGAGCCCCGTACAGATTATATTGCCACTACAGAAGGTTTATTTGAAAAAGGCCAATTGGTAGTTTTGATAGATGAGGGAACGGCATCTGCCAGTGAAGTTGTGGCTGGTGCTATACAAGATTTAGACAGAGGTTATATTATAGGAAGACGGTCTTTTGGTAAAGGTTTGGTGCAAGAGCAGTTTTCTTTTGAAGATGGCTCTGCCATGAATTTAACCGTAGCCCGTTACTTTACACCATCAGGAAGATCTATCCAAAAATCTTATGATAAAGGTGTGGCAGATTATAAAGAGGAGCTTAAAAAACGTTTTGAACGTGGCGAGTATGTTTCTATTGATAGCGCCTTAAAAGATTCGGCTTTTGTGAAATCTAATAAACCTTATAAAACAGAAAAAGGTAGATTGGTATATGGCGGTGGCGGTATCATGCCAGATTATTTTGTGCCTCTAGATACTTCTTATTATACCGAGCTTTATAAGCAGGTTTCTGAAGCCTCTATACTTCAAGAATTTGTGTACAGAAATCTTATCCATAACGAGATTCTGCCCTATAAAAACGCTTACGAGTTTAGCCAAAATTATAAGCTTAGCGATGCTAGCATTAAAAGTTTAATGAGGTTTATTAAGCATAGAAATATTAAAGCCAAGCAAGAAGAAATAGCCAAAGCTATCCCCAAATTTAAGAAAGATATCAAAGCTATATTAGCTCGTTATTATTTTCAGGAGGAAGGTTTTTACCAAGTTGTCAATAATCAAGAACCTTATGTAAGTAAGGCTTTAGAACTACTGAATAAGTAA
- the murQ gene encoding N-acetylmuramic acid 6-phosphate etherase — MSKTTESTSLYHDLDQMSVKEILHNINKEDQTVPFAVKEALPQIEKLVNAVVEKMKKGGRLFYIGAGTSGRLGVVDASECPPTFGVDFETVIGLIAGGDSAIRKAVEFAEDHTEQAWEDLKPYKINSSDSLIGIAASGETPYVLAGLKAANQNGILTGCIVCNHNSSIAKEAIYPIEVIVGPEFLTGSTRMKAGTAQKLVLNMLSTSVMIKLGKVKGNKMVDMQLTNNKLVDRGTRMVMEETGLDEQKASYLLKKYGNVRKAVEAFLTSLQ; from the coding sequence ATGAGTAAAACCACCGAATCAACCTCTTTATATCATGATTTAGATCAGATGTCTGTTAAAGAAATCTTGCATAACATCAATAAAGAAGACCAAACAGTTCCTTTTGCAGTTAAAGAAGCATTGCCACAAATAGAAAAACTGGTTAATGCTGTGGTAGAAAAAATGAAAAAAGGCGGTCGCTTATTTTATATTGGAGCCGGTACCAGTGGCAGATTGGGTGTTGTTGATGCCTCTGAATGCCCGCCTACATTTGGTGTAGACTTTGAAACCGTAATTGGGCTTATTGCTGGTGGCGATAGCGCTATCAGAAAAGCTGTTGAATTTGCAGAAGACCATACCGAGCAAGCTTGGGAAGATTTAAAACCTTATAAAATCAACTCCTCAGACAGTTTAATAGGCATTGCAGCATCAGGCGAAACACCTTATGTTTTAGCTGGTTTAAAAGCAGCTAACCAAAACGGTATTTTAACTGGCTGTATAGTTTGTAATCACAACAGCAGCATTGCTAAAGAAGCCATATATCCTATTGAAGTGATTGTAGGTCCAGAGTTTTTAACAGGCTCTACCCGTATGAAAGCGGGTACTGCGCAAAAACTGGTTTTAAATATGCTGAGCACATCAGTCATGATAAAATTAGGTAAAGTTAAAGGCAACAAAATGGTTGATATGCAGTTAACCAATAATAAGCTGGTAGATAGAGGTACCCGTATGGTGATGGAAGAAACTGGATTAGACGAACAAAAAGCAAGTTACTTATTAAAAAAATATGGAAACGTTAGAAAAGCAGTGGAAGCTTTCTTAACATCTTTACAATAG
- a CDS encoding IS982 family transposase, with amino-acid sequence MNITIDKVTEIFYLTDEFCNHFTANISSFRIGNIPKRKPLMSDSEVITLMVLFHSGSFRNMKHFYQQYVQKHLLSEFPQTVSYNRFTELMQSAVLPMTIFLKTMCLGECTGISFVDSTPIRVCKNKRIKRNRVFKDIATVGKSTMGYFFGFKLHLIINDKGEILNFVITQGNVDDREPLKNERFIQAVKGKLYADKGYLSKELTHMLFVDGLHLITNIRNNMKNCLMELKDKIMLRKRSVIETINDELKNMCQIEHSRHRSFGNFLTNILSGLIAYSFFPKKPAIKYEVQKTSQVSLFL; translated from the coding sequence ATGAATATTACCATTGATAAAGTTACTGAAATTTTCTATTTAACAGATGAGTTTTGCAATCATTTTACAGCCAATATTAGCTCTTTTAGGATAGGAAACATTCCGAAAAGGAAGCCCCTGATGTCTGATAGCGAAGTCATTACCTTAATGGTTCTTTTTCACTCGGGCAGTTTTAGAAACATGAAGCACTTTTACCAGCAGTATGTTCAGAAACATCTGCTATCAGAATTTCCTCAAACGGTTTCCTATAATCGATTTACAGAGCTGATGCAATCAGCCGTTTTACCCATGACAATCTTTCTTAAAACGATGTGCCTGGGCGAATGCACAGGGATCTCTTTTGTTGATTCTACTCCTATCCGGGTATGTAAGAACAAACGTATCAAACGCAATCGGGTATTCAAGGATATTGCTACCGTAGGTAAATCGACCATGGGGTATTTCTTTGGGTTTAAGCTTCATCTAATTATTAATGACAAGGGTGAAATTCTAAACTTTGTCATTACCCAAGGCAATGTAGATGACAGAGAACCGCTTAAAAATGAACGGTTTATCCAGGCTGTCAAGGGTAAGCTATATGCCGATAAAGGATACTTATCCAAAGAACTGACCCACATGCTGTTTGTGGACGGATTACATCTAATTACCAACATCAGAAACAATATGAAGAATTGTTTAATGGAATTGAAAGATAAAATTATGCTAAGAAAGCGCTCGGTGATTGAAACCATCAATGATGAATTAAAAAATATGTGCCAGATTGAGCATTCAAGACATCGCTCTTTTGGTAATTTTTTGACTAATATTTTATCAGGACTAATCGCTTACAGCTTCTTTCCTAAAAAACCGGCTATCAAATATGAAGTACAAAAAACCTCGCAGGTGAGCCTATTTTTATAA